One segment of Geomonas ferrireducens DNA contains the following:
- the lpdA gene encoding dihydrolipoyl dehydrogenase, whose amino-acid sequence MSEETFDLIVIGAGPGGYVAAIRGAQLGMKVAVVEKRGSLGGVCLNEGCIPSKALLDSSELYHLALHRFAGHGIEVQPPTLNLSRMMARKEDVVKKLTDGIAYLFKKNGITSFLGTATMLAPENGTHRVEVKGEQNTIISGKKVIIATGSDAVQLPSLPFDGEGVVSAREALSFTSVPEHLLVVGGGYIGLELGSVWLRLGAKVTVVELLPRLVAGSDGQVAEALLRSLKKQGMQFMLGAKVAGVEKKDGRLAARIEGEGEAQEILCDKVLVAVGRRPLTGGLNLEGLGVAMDGSRIKVDADYATNVAGIYAIGDLIAGPMLAHKAMEEGAVCVERMQGEPSQVDYGCIPGVCYTWPEAASVGKTEEALKEEGIAYKVGKFNFMANGRAKCMDETEGFVKLLTEEKGGRLLGVHILGPRASDMIAEAVTVMSFGGSGEDIALTVHGHPTLSEAMKEAALDLDKRAIHG is encoded by the coding sequence ATGTCCGAAGAAACCTTCGATCTCATAGTAATCGGCGCCGGCCCTGGCGGGTACGTCGCCGCCATCAGGGGCGCCCAGCTCGGCATGAAGGTCGCCGTCGTAGAAAAGCGCGGCTCCCTGGGGGGCGTCTGCCTGAACGAGGGGTGCATCCCGAGCAAGGCGCTCCTCGACTCGAGCGAACTCTACCATCTGGCGCTGCACCGCTTCGCCGGCCACGGCATCGAGGTGCAGCCTCCCACCCTCAACCTTTCCCGCATGATGGCGCGCAAGGAAGATGTCGTGAAGAAACTCACCGACGGCATCGCCTATCTCTTCAAGAAAAACGGCATCACGAGCTTTCTCGGCACGGCGACCATGCTCGCGCCGGAAAACGGCACGCACCGGGTCGAGGTTAAGGGGGAGCAGAACACCATCATCTCCGGCAAGAAGGTGATCATCGCCACAGGCAGCGACGCGGTGCAACTCCCGTCGCTCCCCTTTGACGGCGAAGGTGTCGTCTCCGCCCGGGAGGCGCTCAGCTTCACCTCGGTCCCCGAGCACCTGCTCGTCGTGGGCGGTGGGTACATCGGCCTCGAGCTCGGCTCGGTGTGGCTTAGGCTCGGTGCCAAGGTAACCGTCGTTGAGCTGTTGCCGCGCCTCGTCGCGGGGAGCGACGGCCAGGTGGCCGAGGCGCTCCTGCGCTCGCTCAAGAAGCAGGGGATGCAGTTCATGCTGGGGGCCAAGGTGGCCGGCGTCGAGAAGAAGGACGGACGCCTCGCCGCGCGCATAGAGGGGGAGGGAGAGGCGCAGGAGATCCTTTGCGACAAGGTCCTCGTAGCGGTCGGGCGCAGGCCGCTTACCGGCGGGCTGAACCTGGAAGGGCTCGGCGTCGCCATGGACGGCAGCCGTATCAAGGTCGACGCCGACTACGCGACGAACGTCGCCGGGATCTACGCCATCGGCGACCTGATCGCCGGTCCCATGCTCGCCCACAAGGCGATGGAGGAAGGTGCGGTCTGCGTCGAGCGGATGCAAGGCGAGCCGAGCCAAGTCGATTACGGCTGCATCCCCGGTGTCTGCTACACCTGGCCCGAGGCGGCCTCGGTCGGCAAGACCGAGGAGGCCCTCAAGGAAGAGGGAATCGCCTACAAGGTGGGCAAATTCAACTTCATGGCCAACGGCCGCGCCAAGTGCATGGACGAGACCGAAGGGTTCGTGAAGCTCCTCACCGAGGAGAAGGGGGGGAGGCTTCTAGGCGTGCACATCCTGGGTCCCCGCGCCTCGGACATGATCGCAGAGGCGGTCACCGTGATGAGTTTCGGCGGCAGCGGCGAGGACATCGCCCTCACCGTGCACGGCCATCCCACCCTCTCCGAGGCGATGAAGGAGGCGGCGCTCGACCTCGACAAGCGCGCCATCCACGGCTGA